A segment of the Anaerolineae bacterium genome:
TGGGCCATGTTGATCAGGGCCTCCATCACAATCCAGCTCGTCATTCCGGCTGCAAGCAGCATTCCCAACTGGTCAGGCGCGCGTTGCGAGATGGCTAAGCCACGCCACAGAATAACCAAGTATAACCCAAGCAAGGCAGTTGTTCCAACCAGACCAAATTCTTCGCCAACGATGGCAAAAATGCTATCGGACTGGGGGGTGGGCAAACCGGTGCTTTTGGTCACACTGTTCCCCAAACCAACGCCAAAGATTCCTCCTTTGTAAAATGCTTCCAGGGCACGTTGTACCTGGTAAGGGGCGAGGGTAGGGTCGGCAACACCCTGTATCCAGTTGAAGACTCGCGCCCGACCAGTATCGGTAAAGAGAACAATCAGTAAGCCGATCAGGAACACCCCTAAAAGCAACAGGAAAATCTGCTTCCAGTCGCCACCTGCCAGAAAGAAAAGCATTCCACCGATCACCAGAATCGTCAGGACGGCGCTGAAATCTGGCTGTAAAAGGATAAAGGCACTCATAATGCCCAGGATGAGGATGAGCGGGATTAAGCCCAGGGTAATGCTCTGTAGTGTATCCTTTCTTTTTTCCAGCCAAAAAGCCACATAGACCACAGTGATAAATTTTGCCAGCTCGGCCGGTTGATAGGAACCGCCAAATAAGCCTCGCCGGGCGCCAAAGCGGTTTTCACCGATAAAGAGCACCAACAATAACATCAAGATGACTGCAATGGCAGCCGGAAATACGAAAGGCTTCCATGATCGGTAATCGATGATCACAACCAGCGGTGCAGCAACCAGGGCGATGACCAGTGCCAAAACCTGGCGGAGAAAGATGCTATAGATGGAAACCAGATCGCGCTTTTCGCTGAAATAAAACGAAAGCTCTGCACTGGCTGAATAGATCATCATCAATCCAAACAGCAACAGGGCGATGCAAACCAGGATTAATGGGATATCCAACCGCAGAAAAGTCTTGCTATGCAGCCATTGACGGGCTTGATTGGGTGGGTTGGGCTGATGCGGCTTTACAAATCCAGTACCCATTTTCGGAAACACTCACCACGCTCCTCAAAATCTCGAAATTCATCAAAACTGGTTCCGCCTGGAGATAAAAGCACGACATCTCCCTCGCGGACAATCGTTTTCGCGGCCTGTACGGCCTGGAACAGGTTGGGGCAAACCGTGATTGGCAAACGGCGTTGCCAATCGGCCTTTTCGACTGCCTGGCGGATTTTACCGGCAGCCTCGCCAAACAAGATCAGGTGACGTACCCTGTGAACAACGAACTCGGCAAAAGCCTCCCAGGGCAAGTCTTTATCGCGTCCTCCAGCCAGTAAGACAATAGGTTCCTGGAAGGAACGCAGGGCTGCTATACTGCGTTCAGGGGCAGTGGCGATGGAATCGTTGTACCAGGCTGCACCTCCCCAGTTGCGGACAAATTCCAGTCGATGGGGTACGCCGCGAAAGTCTTGCACCCCTTCTCGACAGGCTTCAAAGGGTAAACCGGCAGCGATGGCGATGGCGCAGGCAGCCACCACGTTTGCCAGGTTATGGAGGCCACGCAGAGCGATTTCTTCGATGGAAAAGAGCGGAGTCCAATCGTTTTGTTCAGCAAAATAGATCGTACCCTGATGGACAAAGGTACCATTGGTTGCTTCAGGTGGATTGATGCCAAAGGTAAGCAGGCGAGCCGCAGTCCGATTGCGCAGATTCCAGGTGGTCGGGTCTTCGCGATTTAAAACCGCCACATCTGCGGATTTTTGATAAGCGATCAGGCGCGCTTTGGCTTCAATATAGGCTTCCATTGTGCCATGCCGATCCAAATGATTGGGTGTGATGTTGAGGAGGGCTGCAATTTGCGGTGAGCGAGTCATTATTTCCAGTTGAAAGCTGGAGAGTTCCAGCACGACCAGATCTGCGGGGTGGATTTCATCCACGCGGTCAATCAAGGGCGTGCCGATGTTGCCACCGACCCACACCTTTTGATAAGGTATTTTGAAGGGGTGGTTTTGAAGCGCGGCTTGAGCAATCCGTCCGACCAGGGTAGTAGTGGTTGTTTTTCCCGCTGAGCCGCTGATCCCAATCACGGTAGCTGAGGTGTTTTCCAAAAAGAGTTGCGAATCGTTGGTGATCCAGAGGCCACGTCGTTTTGCTTCGGCAATCAAAGGCAAAGACAACGGCACGCCGCCGGAGACACAAAGCAAATCAATTCCTTCCAGCGCTTCCAGGGGATGACCGCCTGAAATCCAGCGGATAGGTAGGTCTGCCAGTGCTTGCCGGGCAGTCTCCAGAGCTTCCATGGGCTGGCGATCATTCAGGGTAACAGTTGCCCCTCTCTCGGCGAGAAAACGCGCCACAGCGATCCCTTGCCGCGCTGCACCGATTACCAGGGCGTGTTTCCCTTGCCAGTCTTTACGAGAGATGGCCTCCGCTTTTGTTATCAAACGATCAACCTCCATCAGGTCCAATCGAAATAACCTCTTCTACACCAGAGCTAGAGCAATGCCGATCATGGCCGCCAGCAAGCTAACCAGCCAGAACCGTTGGACGACCTGGGTCTCGCTCCAACCGAGCAATTCGAAATGATGGTGAATTGGCGCCATCTTGAACACCCGCTGACCTTCACCGGTTTTCCGTTTGGTGTATTTAAAATAGGTGGTTTGAATAATGACGCTTAGTGTTTCACTGACCGGAATGATGGCAATAATGGGCAGCAGAATCCACTGTCCGGTCATCAACGCAATCACGGCAAGCGTGGAGCCTAAAGCCATAGAACCCGTATCCCCCATAATGAGTTCAGCAGGGTGAACGTTGAACCATAAAAATCCGAAAATGGCGCCAACCAGTGCAAAACAAAAACGGGCAATGTAAATTTGCCCTTGCAAAAGGGCAATCCCGCCATAACAGGCAAATGCCGTAGCACTGATCAAGCCAGCCAGACCATCCAGGCCATCGGTAAAATTAACTGCGTTCGACATGCCCACGATAATAAAAACAACCACAGGAAGATAGAAGATACCCAGATTGAGGCTTCCTTTGATGCCCGGTAAGAACATCTCGGGAACTCGCAGAAAAACCTGTAAACCAATCCCTGCGCCCAAAGCTAGCGCCACCTGTCCGAGAAATTTCGCCCGCACACTTAGTCCACTCTTGCGTGTCGAACCGACCAGACCTTGCCAATCGTCGATGGTCCCTAAGAGAGCAAAGCCGAGCATCACGAGGATCGGCAAGAGGATCGAGCGACCAAGCAGGGTCAGACCACGGATTGGAGCTACATTGAGCAAAACGGTGACCAGGGTAACGGGCAGGATGAATAACCAGCCTCCCATGGTGGGCGTTCCCATTTTGGAAAGGTGCCGTTGTGGCCCTTCGAGACGAATTGCTTTGCCGGCTTTGAGGTATCGCAATATGCGTAAAAGCGGCGGTCCCCAGATCACCGTCAACAAAAAGGTCAAGCCCGCCAGGGCAAGGGTCATGGGGGCCTGACTCATTCGTGAATCTCCAAAGCTGAAACGATGCGGTCCATGCGCATTCCATGCGAGCCCTTCACCAAAACGATGTCGCCTTCGCGCAATTCTTTTTGGAGCAACGGAATCGTTTCTAAAGCGTCTTTGAACTCGGTAATGTTTTCTTTTTGCATTCCTGCTCGCCGGGCGGCTGCAGCAATGATCTTGCCTCGTTCTCCAACCGCAATCAGCCGATCGGCGACTTCAGCAGCCCTTCTACCTACTAGTTCGTGACCTTCGGCTTCGTAGATACCCAATTCCAGCATGTCTCCCAGCACGGCAATTTTACGTCCGTCCAGATCGGCTAACAGATTCAAGGCAGCCAGGGTTGATTCTGGGGCAGCGTTATACGAATCATCCAGGATGAGTGCTCCTTGTTCGGTGCGCACAACCGCCAAGCGCAATTGGATAGGTGTGGATCGCAAACCTTCGACGATCTCTTGCCAGGTCAAATTGTCGTTTAGACCAACAGCAATCGCCCGTAGCGCTGTATGAACCGAATGACGACCCAAAAGCGGCACGCGCAGATGCAGGATTTCATTCCGATAATGAACGCGGAAAGAGATTCCTTCTAAACCCTGGCTTTGAATTTCATCCGCCCACAAATCAGCTTGCGGGTCTAACCCGTAGAAAAAGACTTTTGCCTGGGTTTTATGTGCCATCGCGCGCACATATGGGTCGTCAATGTTCAGGATAGCAGTTCCATGCGGAGCAGGAGGAAGAGCCTGGACAAGCTCACTTTTGCCCTGGGCAATGGCTTCCTGGCTGCCAGCTCGCTCAGCGTGAACGGTGCCAACATTGGTGACGACACCAATCTGGGGCAGTGCAATCTCACAGAGGAAGGCAATCTCTCCGATGACATAAAAGCCCATTTCCAAAACGGCCCGTTCATGCGATTCGCTCAGTCGCAAAATGGTTAGTGGTAAGCCGATTTCGTTGTTAAGGTTACCGGGGGTTTTTAGGGTTCTATAGCGGCGACTGAGTACTTCGGCAATCAATTCTTTTGTGGTGGATTTGCCGACGCTGCCGGTGATTCCAATTACTTTCAGGTTGAGTTTGCGGCGCCAGAAACGAGCGGCGTCTTGCAAAGCTTTCAAACTATCTTCGACCAAAAGACAGAAGGGTGGGGCTGGAGGACTTGAGCGTAATGGTAAAGCGCGCAAATCGAGGATCGGGAGGTGGGTTTCGACCGGTCGTTGAATCAGCGCCAGATGGGCGCCGCGTTGAAAAGCGTCCTGGACAAAATCGTGTCCATCCTGTCGTTCGCCAGGCAGAGCAACAAACAGAGCACCTGGGATGACCAGGCGGGAATCGACTACGGCGTCGGTAATCGGGTGACCAACGCTTTCAAAGTGCTGATGGGTTAGGGCTTCTAAAATCTCTGCAACCGTTAACATGCCAGACTGCCTATCCTCTAACGGGTCGCTTTCCGATAGCGATCGGGTGGGATATTCATGATCAGGGTAATTTGTTCAACCACCTTAGGGAAGATCGGAGCAGCCACTTCTGAACCCCAAATGGAGGTTTTCGGCTTTTCCAGCCAGATGTATACCACAAAGCGGGGGTCATCCACTGGTCCCCACCCGGCAAAAGAAGCGTTAGTCTCACCGCTGATATAACCTGCCCCTGGGATGGCGATTTCACCGGTACCGGTCTTGCCGGCCACACGATATCCATCCACCAGGGCTTCTGAGGCTTCCGCTTCGAGAGACCTGGCGAGCATTTCGGTCAGGGTGTGGGCTGTTTTGGCCGAGATGGGGATTGAACTCACCGATGGGGTAATCATAAATTGTTCCCCATCTTTGATAATCCCCCGCACGATATGGGGTCGCATAATCTTTCCATCGTTTGCCAGGGCGGAGATGGCAGCTGCCATCTGGATCGGGGTCGCCGATACTCCTTGACCGAAAGAGTTTGTGCCGATTTCAGATTCAGACCACAATTGATCCTCAGGTAGCTTAAGAATACCAGCCCGCTCGCCGTCTAAATCGATGCCGGTGGTATGCCCGATGCCGAAAGCCTGCAAGTAGGTGTAGAAGTCTGCTGCGCCGAGTTGGGTTGCTACCCAGGCTAGACAGACGTTTAGCGATAATTGCATACAGCCCTGCATTGTTTGCTTACCATGTCCGGCGCGATCCCAGTTATAAATGACCAGTCCGCCGACTTCAATCGCGCCTTTGTCCAGGTAAGTCGTATCTTCTGTGACCACCCCTTTGTCGAAGGCGGAAGCCATGGTAAGGACTTTAAAGACAGAGCCGGGTTCATACATGGCACTGATGGCTCGATTGAAGACAAATTGTCCTTTTTCAGAGAGCGCCTCGTAGTCCCAATAACGGCTAATATCGAGGCGCGGATAGGATGCCATTGCCCAGACTTCACCGGTTTTTGGATCCAGGACGATGATCACACCGGTTTCTGATTTGGTTTTGTGGATGTTTTCTTCAAGGATCTTTTCAACCGCTGCCTGAAGTTCTCGATCAATCGTCAAGATTAAACTCGCACCTTCAGGAATGGGAGGAAAATCTTGCACCATGCGCGGATCATTCGGCACCCAAAGTTTGACCGGGGTGCCGGCAAGCATCTCGTTGTATCTGGCTTCTACGCCAAAGTAGCCAAGCGGCAAGGCTTGTTGATTGTAACCGACAAACCCCAAGACATTTGATGCGAGCAAGGGCTCTGGATAGACTCGTTTCATGTAAGGTTGTAAGATAAGACCGCGTAAATGAGCGGCGAGGCGTGCTTTCTCTGTGCGTTCGACGCGGCTATCGGCGTCGGTAATCTCTAAAAAGTTCTGTAAATGATCCACCTTTTCTTTTTCGATTCCTTTTGCCAGCGGCAGGTATACTTGCTGAGGATGAGGCGGGTTTTCAACAGTCACCTTGACCTTGTAGTAATCGAGCCCGAAATAGACATTGGAAGTTAACGCAATCGTATGGGCATCGTTCGCGTCATCAATGGCGCGGTAATCAACCCCCACCTCATACACCATTTCGTTGCCGGCTAATAACTGACCTTTGCGATCGAAGATCAGACCACGCGGCGGATGTATCGTCCAGACAGACCCCAAATGGCTTGCCCGTACTTCTTCCAGGATTTCGCCGCGTTGAGGATCCAGTAATAAAGAAACATGCTGCCCGAGAATCAGAGCAGCCAACACGGTAAAGAAGGTGCCGAGAAGGATGTAGCGTGAACTGTAATCCTGGTTCATGGACTGCTACCCCTTTCTAAATCTGCCCAGGCATCAAGTTT
Coding sequences within it:
- a CDS encoding Phospho-N-acetylmuramoyl-pentapeptide-transferase, producing the protein MSQAPMTLALAGLTFLLTVIWGPPLLRILRYLKAGKAIRLEGPQRHLSKMGTPTMGGWLFILPVTLVTVLLNVAPIRGLTLLGRSILLPILVMLGFALLGTIDDWQGLVGSTRKSGLSVRAKFLGQVALALGAGIGLQVFLRVPEMFLPGIKGSLNLGIFYLPVVVFIIVGMSNAVNFTDGLDGLAGLISATAFACYGGIALLQGQIYIARFCFALVGAIFGFLWFNVHPAELIMGDTGSMALGSTLAVIALMTGQWILLPIIAIIPVSETLSVIIQTTYFKYTKRKTGEGQRVFKMAPIHHHFELLGWSETQVVQRFWLVSLLAAMIGIALALV
- a CDS encoding UDP-N-acetylmuramoylalanine--D-glutamate ligase — its product is MDLMEVDRLITKAEAISRKDWQGKHALVIGAARQGIAVARFLAERGATVTLNDRQPMEALETARQALADLPIRWISGGHPLEALEGIDLLCVSGGVPLSLPLIAEAKRRGLWITNDSQLFLENTSATVIGISGSAGKTTTTTLVGRIAQAALQNHPFKIPYQKVWVGGNIGTPLIDRVDEIHPADLVVLELSSFQLEIMTRSPQIAALLNITPNHLDRHGTMEAYIEAKARLIAYQKSADVAVLNREDPTTWNLRNRTAARLLTFGINPPEATNGTFVHQGTIYFAEQNDWTPLFSIEEIALRGLHNLANVVAACAIAIAAGLPFEACREGVQDFRGVPHRLEFVRNWGGAAWYNDSIATAPERSIAALRSFQEPIVLLAGGRDKDLPWEAFAEFVVHRVRHLILFGEAAGKIRQAVEKADWQRRLPITVCPNLFQAVQAAKTIVREGDVVLLSPGGTSFDEFRDFEERGECFRKWVLDL
- a CDS encoding UDP-N-acetylmuramoylalanyl-D-glutamyl-2,6-diaminopimelate--D-alanyl-D-alanine ligase — translated: MLTVAEILEALTHQHFESVGHPITDAVVDSRLVIPGALFVALPGERQDGHDFVQDAFQRGAHLALIQRPVETHLPILDLRALPLRSSPPAPPFCLLVEDSLKALQDAARFWRRKLNLKVIGITGSVGKSTTKELIAEVLSRRYRTLKTPGNLNNEIGLPLTILRLSESHERAVLEMGFYVIGEIAFLCEIALPQIGVVTNVGTVHAERAGSQEAIAQGKSELVQALPPAPHGTAILNIDDPYVRAMAHKTQAKVFFYGLDPQADLWADEIQSQGLEGISFRVHYRNEILHLRVPLLGRHSVHTALRAIAVGLNDNLTWQEIVEGLRSTPIQLRLAVVRTEQGALILDDSYNAAPESTLAALNLLADLDGRKIAVLGDMLELGIYEAEGHELVGRRAAEVADRLIAVGERGKIIAAAARRAGMQKENITEFKDALETIPLLQKELREGDIVLVKGSHGMRMDRIVSALEIHE
- a CDS encoding Cell division protein FtsW; this encodes MGTGFVKPHQPNPPNQARQWLHSKTFLRLDIPLILVCIALLLFGLMMIYSASAELSFYFSEKRDLVSIYSIFLRQVLALVIALVAAPLVVIIDYRSWKPFVFPAAIAVILMLLLVLFIGENRFGARRGLFGGSYQPAELAKFITVVYVAFWLEKRKDTLQSITLGLIPLILILGIMSAFILLQPDFSAVLTILVIGGMLFFLAGGDWKQIFLLLLGVFLIGLLIVLFTDTGRARVFNWIQGVADPTLAPYQVQRALEAFYKGGIFGVGLGNSVTKSTGLPTPQSDSIFAIVGEEFGLVGTTALLGLYLVILWRGLAISQRAPDQLGMLLAAGMTSWIVMEALINMAQIVNLIPFTGNALPFISAGGSNLVVSIFAIATVLNVCIRSENNKEPKDDLFSKMVDLRRWDRRRRVSRPRRVSSIKDRG
- a CDS encoding Cell division protein FtsI [Peptidoglycan synthetase] encodes the protein MNQDYSSRYILLGTFFTVLAALILGQHVSLLLDPQRGEILEEVRASHLGSVWTIHPPRGLIFDRKGQLLAGNEMVYEVGVDYRAIDDANDAHTIALTSNVYFGLDYYKVKVTVENPPHPQQVYLPLAKGIEKEKVDHLQNFLEITDADSRVERTEKARLAAHLRGLILQPYMKRVYPEPLLASNVLGFVGYNQQALPLGYFGVEARYNEMLAGTPVKLWVPNDPRMVQDFPPIPEGASLILTIDRELQAAVEKILEENIHKTKSETGVIIVLDPKTGEVWAMASYPRLDISRYWDYEALSEKGQFVFNRAISAMYEPGSVFKVLTMASAFDKGVVTEDTTYLDKGAIEVGGLVIYNWDRAGHGKQTMQGCMQLSLNVCLAWVATQLGAADFYTYLQAFGIGHTTGIDLDGERAGILKLPEDQLWSESEIGTNSFGQGVSATPIQMAAAISALANDGKIMRPHIVRGIIKDGEQFMITPSVSSIPISAKTAHTLTEMLARSLEAEASEALVDGYRVAGKTGTGEIAIPGAGYISGETNASFAGWGPVDDPRFVVYIWLEKPKTSIWGSEVAAPIFPKVVEQITLIMNIPPDRYRKATR